The Penaeus monodon isolate SGIC_2016 chromosome 13, NSTDA_Pmon_1, whole genome shotgun sequence genome contains a region encoding:
- the LOC119580325 gene encoding tubulin alpha-1A chain-like, with translation MRECISIHVGQAGIQMGNACWELYCLEHGIAPDGSMPSDKSLGSGDDSFNTFFNETGAGKHVPRAVFVDLEPSVVDEVRTGTYRLLFHPEQLISGKEDAANNYARGHYTIGKEIVDLVLDRVRKLADNCTGLQGFLVFHSFGGGTGSGFTSLLMERLSVDYGKKSKLEFAIYPAPQVATAVVEPYNSILTTHTTLEHSDCAFMVDNEAIYDICRRNLDIERPSYANLNRLIGQIVSSITASLRFDGALNVDLTEFQTNLVPYPRIHFPLVTYAPVISAEKAYHEQLAVGEITNACFEPANQMVKCDPRHGKYMACCLLYRGDVVPKDVNAAIASIKTKRSIQFVDWCPTGFKVGINYQPPTVVPNGDLAKVSRAVCMLSNTTAIAEAWARLDHKFDLMYAKRAFVHWYVGEGMEEGEFSEAREDLAALEKDYEEVGLDTVGEDDEQGDDY, from the exons ATG CGTGAGTGCATCTCCATCCACGTCGGCCAGGCCGGTATCCAGATGGGCAATGCCTGCTGGGAACTGTACTGTCTCGAGCACGGCATCGCCCCCGACGGCTCCATGCCCTCCGACAAGTCCCTCGGAAGTGGTGACGATTCCTTCAACACTTTCTTCAACGAGACCGGCGCCGGCAAACACGTCCCCAGGGCTGTGTTTGTTGATCTTGAGCCCTCTGTCGTCG ATGAGGTCCGCACCGGAACCTACCGCCTTCTGTTCCACCCCGAGCAGCTGATCAGCGGCAAGGAGGACGCAGCCAATAACTATGCTCGTGGTCACTACACAATCGGCAAGGAAATCGTGGATCTGGTCCTGGACCGCGTCAGGAAGCTCGCCGACAACTGCACTGGTCTCCAAGGCTTCCTGGTGTTCCACTCCTTCGGCGGCGGCACTGGCTCCGGCTTCACCTCCCTCCTCATGGAAAGGCTCTCCGTCGACTACGGCAAGAAGAGCAAGCTGGAGTTCGCCATCTACCCCGCCCCGCAGGTCGCCACCGCCGTAGTCGAGCCCTACAACTCCATCCTGACCACCCACACCACCCTGGAGCACTCCGACTGCGCCTTCATGGTCGACAACGAAGCCATCTACGACATCTGCCGCAGGAACCTGGACATCGAACGACCTTCTTACGCCAATCTGAACCGTCTCATCGGCCAGATCGTCTCCTCCATCACTGCCTCCCTCAGGTTCGACGGCGCCCTCAACGTTGACCTGACTGAGTTCCAGACCAACTTGGTGCCCTACCCCAGGATCCACTTCCCTCTAGTCACCTACGCCCCTGTCATCTCCGCCGAGAAGGCCTACCACGAGCAGCTTGCTGTAGGCGAGATCACCAACGCCTGCTTCGAGCCCGCCAACCAGATGGTCAAGTGCGACCCCCGCCACGGCAAGTACATGGCCTGCTGCCTGCTGTACCGTGGCGACGTCGTGCCCAAGGACGTGAACGCCGCCATCGCCTCCATCAAGACCAAGCGCTCCATCCAGTTCGTGGACTGGTGTCCCACTGGCTTCAAGGTGGGCATCAACTACCAGCCCCCCACCGTGGTGCCCAACGGCGACCTGGCCAAGGTGTCCCGCGCCGTCTGCATGCTGTCCAACACCACCGCCATCGCCGAGGCCTGGGCGCGCCTCGACCACAAGTTCGACCTGATGTACGCCAAGCGCGCCTTCGTGCACTGGTACGTCGGAGAGGGCATGGAGGAGGGCGAGTTCTCCGAGGCCCGCGAGGACCTGGCTGCCCTCGagaaggactacgaggaggtcggCCTCGACACTGTGGGTGAAGACGACGAACAAGGCGATGACTATTAA